The Arvicola amphibius chromosome 11, mArvAmp1.2, whole genome shotgun sequence genome has a segment encoding these proteins:
- the Mybl1 gene encoding myb-related protein A isoform X3 yields MAKRSRSEDEDDDLQYADHDYEVPQQKGLKKLWNRVKWTRDEDDKLKKLVEQHGTDDWTLIASHLQNRSDFQCQHRWQKVLNPELIKGPWTKEEDQRVIELVQKYGPKRWSLIAKHLKGRIGKQCRERWHNHLNPEVKKSSWTEEEDRIIYEAHKRLGNRWAEIAKLLPGRTDNSIKNHWNSTMRRKVEQEGYLQDGIKSERSSSKLQHKPCATMDHLQTQNQFYIPVQIPGYQYVSPDGNCVEHVQTSAFIQQPFVDEDPDKEKKIKELELLLMSAENEVRRKRLPSQPGSFSSWSGSFLMDDSMSNTLNNLEEHTAEFYSMDENQTVSAQQNSPTKFLAVEANAVLSSLQTIPEFAETLELIESDPVAWSDVTSFDLSDAAASPVKSTPVKLMRIQHNEGAMECQFNVSLVLEGKKNSCNGGDSEAISLASPNVVKFSTPPTILRKKKRIRVGQSLGNELGDGSFNEGSNTALKHTPVKTLPFSPSQFFNTCPGNEQLNIENPSFTSTPICGQKVLITTPLQKEATPKDQKENVGFRTPTIRRSILGTTPRTPTPFKNALAAQEKKYGPLKIVSQPLAFLEEDIREVLKEETGTDIFLKEEDEPAYKSCKQEHSASVKKVRKSLALESWDKEEPGSQLLSEDISDIQSNCEWETVVYGKTEDQLIMTEQARRYLSTYTAASSTSRALIL; encoded by the exons TGAGGATGAGGATGACGACCTTCAGTATGCTGATCATGATTATGAAGTACCTCAACAAAAAGGACTGAAAAAGCTCTGGAACAGAGTCAAATGGACAAGAGATGAG GATGACAAGTTAAAGAAGTTGGTTGAACAGCATGGAACTGATGACTGGACTCTAATCGCTAGTCATCTTCAA AATCGTTCTGATTTTCAGTGCCAACATCGATGGCAGAAGGTTTTAAATCCAGAATTGATAAAGGGTCCTTGGACTAAAGAAGAAGATCAGAGG GTTATTGAGTTAGTCCAGAAATATGGACCAAAAAGGTGGTCTTTAAttgcaaaacatttaaaaggaagaataGGCAAGCAGTGCAGAGAAAGATGGCATAATCACTTGAATCCTGAAGTGAAGAAATCATCTTggacagaggaagaagacaggatcATATATGAAGCACATAAGCGGCTGGGAAACCGTTGGGCAGAAATTGCTAAATTACTTCCTGGAAG GACTGATAATTCTATCAAAAATCATTGGAATTCTACTATGCGAAGAAAAGTGGAGCAGGAGGGCTACTTACAGGATGGAATAAAATCAGAGCGGTCGTCATCAAAACTTCAACACAAACCTTGTGCGACTATGGACCATTTGCAAACCCAGAATCAGTTTTACATACCTGTTCAg ATCCCTGGTTACCAGTATGTATCACCTGATGGCAATTGTGTTGAACATGTTCAGACATCTGCCTTTATTCAG cAACCCTTTGTTGATGAAGATCctgataaggaaaaaaaaataaaggaacttgaGTTGCTTCTTATGTCAGCTGAGAATGAAGTTAGAAGAAAGAGGCTTCCATCT CAACCTGGAAGCTTTTCTAGCTGGTCTGGTAGTTTCCTTATGGATGATAGCATGTCTAACACGCTGAATAACCTTGAGGAACACACTGCCGAGTTTTATAGCATGGATGAAAATCAGACTGTCTCTGCTCAGCAAAACTCACCCACAAAGTTTCTAGCCGTAGAAGCAAATGCTGTGCTGTCTTCTCTACAGACCATCCCAGAATTTGCAGAGACTCTAGAACTTATTGAATCT gatCCTGTAGCATGGAGTGATGTTACCAGTTTTGATCTTTCtgatgctgctgcttctcctgtcAAGTCTACTCCAGTTAAACTAATGCGAATTCAACATAATGAAGGAGCCATGGAATGCCAATTTAATGTCAGTCTTGTACTTGAAGGGAAAAAGAACAGTTGTAATGGTGGAGACAGtgaagccatttctctagcatcCCCAAATGTTGTCAAGTTTAGCACTCCACCAACCAtcctcagaaagaagaaaagaatacgAGTGGGTCAGTCTCTAGGCAATGAACTTGGTGATGGCTCATTCAATGAAGGCAGTAATACAGCATTGAAACACACACCAGTGAAAACACTACCATTCTCTCCTTCACAG TTTTTTAACACATGTCCTGGAAATGAACAACTTAATATAGAAAACCCTTCGTTTACATCAACCCCAATTTGTGGGCAAAAAGTTCTGATTACAACTCCTCTTCAGAAGGAAGCAACTCccaaagaccaaaaagaaaatgtagg GTTTAGAACACCTACTATTAGAAGATCTATATTGGGTACCACACCAAGAACTCCTACTCCATTTAAGAACGCACTTGCTGCTCAGGAAAAAAAGTATGGACCTCTTAAAATTGTG tccCAGCCACTTGCCTTCTTGGAAGAAGACATTCGAgaagttttaaaagaagaaactggaACAGACATATTCCTCAAAGAAGAAGATGAACCTGCTTACAAAAGCTGCAAGCAAGAG cattCTGCATCTGTGAAGAAAGTCAGAAAATCACTAGCCTTAGAAAGCTGGGACAAAGAAGAACCAGGCTCTCAGCTACTATCTGAAGACATTTCAGATATACAG TCAAATTGTGAGTGGGAAACAGTGGTCTATGGGAAGACAGAAGACCAACTTATCATGACTGAACAAGCGAGAAGATATCTGAGCACTTACACAGCCGCCAGCAGCACATCAAGAGCTCTCATACTCTAA
- the Mybl1 gene encoding myb-related protein A isoform X1: MAKRSRSEDEDDDLQYADHDYEVPQQKGLKKLWNRVKWTRDEDDKLKKLVEQHGTDDWTLIASHLQNRSDFQCQHRWQKVLNPELIKGPWTKEEDQRVIELVQKYGPKRWSLIAKHLKGRIGKQCRERWHNHLNPEVKKSSWTEEEDRIIYEAHKRLGNRWAEIAKLLPGRTDNSIKNHWNSTMRRKVEQEGYLQDGIKSERSSSKLQHKPCATMDHLQTQNQFYIPVQIPGYQYVSPDGNCVEHVQTSAFIQQPFVDEDPDKEKKIKELELLLMSAENEVRRKRLPSQPGSFSSWSGSFLMDDSMSNTLNNLEEHTAEFYSMDENQTVSAQQNSPTKFLAVEANAVLSSLQTIPEFAETLELIESDPVAWSDVTSFDLSDAAASPVKSTPVKLMRIQHNEGAMECQFNVSLVLEGKKNSCNGGDSEAISLASPNVVKFSTPPTILRKKKRIRVGQSLGNELGDGSFNEGSNTALKHTPVKTLPFSPSQFFNTCPGNEQLNIENPSFTSTPICGQKVLITTPLQKEATPKDQKENVGFRTPTIRRSILGTTPRTPTPFKNALAAQEKKYGPLKIVSQPLAFLEEDIREVLKEETGTDIFLKEEDEPAYKSCKQEHSASVKKVRKSLALESWDKEEPGSQLLSEDISDIQSENILATSLLMIPLLEIHDNRCNLTPEKQDINSANKTYTLTKKKPNPNPSKVVKLEKNLQSNCEWETVVYGKTEDQLIMTEQARRYLSTYTAASSTSRALIL; this comes from the exons TGAGGATGAGGATGACGACCTTCAGTATGCTGATCATGATTATGAAGTACCTCAACAAAAAGGACTGAAAAAGCTCTGGAACAGAGTCAAATGGACAAGAGATGAG GATGACAAGTTAAAGAAGTTGGTTGAACAGCATGGAACTGATGACTGGACTCTAATCGCTAGTCATCTTCAA AATCGTTCTGATTTTCAGTGCCAACATCGATGGCAGAAGGTTTTAAATCCAGAATTGATAAAGGGTCCTTGGACTAAAGAAGAAGATCAGAGG GTTATTGAGTTAGTCCAGAAATATGGACCAAAAAGGTGGTCTTTAAttgcaaaacatttaaaaggaagaataGGCAAGCAGTGCAGAGAAAGATGGCATAATCACTTGAATCCTGAAGTGAAGAAATCATCTTggacagaggaagaagacaggatcATATATGAAGCACATAAGCGGCTGGGAAACCGTTGGGCAGAAATTGCTAAATTACTTCCTGGAAG GACTGATAATTCTATCAAAAATCATTGGAATTCTACTATGCGAAGAAAAGTGGAGCAGGAGGGCTACTTACAGGATGGAATAAAATCAGAGCGGTCGTCATCAAAACTTCAACACAAACCTTGTGCGACTATGGACCATTTGCAAACCCAGAATCAGTTTTACATACCTGTTCAg ATCCCTGGTTACCAGTATGTATCACCTGATGGCAATTGTGTTGAACATGTTCAGACATCTGCCTTTATTCAG cAACCCTTTGTTGATGAAGATCctgataaggaaaaaaaaataaaggaacttgaGTTGCTTCTTATGTCAGCTGAGAATGAAGTTAGAAGAAAGAGGCTTCCATCT CAACCTGGAAGCTTTTCTAGCTGGTCTGGTAGTTTCCTTATGGATGATAGCATGTCTAACACGCTGAATAACCTTGAGGAACACACTGCCGAGTTTTATAGCATGGATGAAAATCAGACTGTCTCTGCTCAGCAAAACTCACCCACAAAGTTTCTAGCCGTAGAAGCAAATGCTGTGCTGTCTTCTCTACAGACCATCCCAGAATTTGCAGAGACTCTAGAACTTATTGAATCT gatCCTGTAGCATGGAGTGATGTTACCAGTTTTGATCTTTCtgatgctgctgcttctcctgtcAAGTCTACTCCAGTTAAACTAATGCGAATTCAACATAATGAAGGAGCCATGGAATGCCAATTTAATGTCAGTCTTGTACTTGAAGGGAAAAAGAACAGTTGTAATGGTGGAGACAGtgaagccatttctctagcatcCCCAAATGTTGTCAAGTTTAGCACTCCACCAACCAtcctcagaaagaagaaaagaatacgAGTGGGTCAGTCTCTAGGCAATGAACTTGGTGATGGCTCATTCAATGAAGGCAGTAATACAGCATTGAAACACACACCAGTGAAAACACTACCATTCTCTCCTTCACAG TTTTTTAACACATGTCCTGGAAATGAACAACTTAATATAGAAAACCCTTCGTTTACATCAACCCCAATTTGTGGGCAAAAAGTTCTGATTACAACTCCTCTTCAGAAGGAAGCAACTCccaaagaccaaaaagaaaatgtagg GTTTAGAACACCTACTATTAGAAGATCTATATTGGGTACCACACCAAGAACTCCTACTCCATTTAAGAACGCACTTGCTGCTCAGGAAAAAAAGTATGGACCTCTTAAAATTGTG tccCAGCCACTTGCCTTCTTGGAAGAAGACATTCGAgaagttttaaaagaagaaactggaACAGACATATTCCTCAAAGAAGAAGATGAACCTGCTTACAAAAGCTGCAAGCAAGAG cattCTGCATCTGTGAAGAAAGTCAGAAAATCACTAGCCTTAGAAAGCTGGGACAAAGAAGAACCAGGCTCTCAGCTACTATCTGAAGACATTTCAGATATACAG tcAGAAAATATACTTGCAACATCTTTATTAATGATACCATTATTGGAAATACATGACAATAGGTGCAACTTGACTCCTGAAAAACAAGATATAAATTCAGCCAACAAAACATATACACTTactaaaaagaaaccaaaccctAACCCTTCTAAAGTTGTCAAATTGGAAAAGAATCTTCAG TCAAATTGTGAGTGGGAAACAGTGGTCTATGGGAAGACAGAAGACCAACTTATCATGACTGAACAAGCGAGAAGATATCTGAGCACTTACACAGCCGCCAGCAGCACATCAAGAGCTCTCATACTCTAA
- the Mybl1 gene encoding myb-related protein A isoform X2, producing the protein MAKRSRSEDEDDDLQYADHDYEVPQQKGLKKLWNRVKWTRDEDDKLKKLVEQHGTDDWTLIASHLQNRSDFQCQHRWQKVLNPELIKGPWTKEEDQRVIELVQKYGPKRWSLIAKHLKGRIGKQCRERWHNHLNPEVKKSSWTEEEDRIIYEAHKRLGNRWAEIAKLLPGRTDNSIKNHWNSTMRRKVEQEGYLQDGIKSERSSSKLQHKPCATMDHLQTQNQFYIPVQIPGYQYVSPDGNCVEHVQTSAFIQQPFVDEDPDKEKKIKELELLLMSAENEVRRKRLPSQPGSFSSWSGSFLMDDSMSNTLNNLEEHTAEFYSMDENQTVSAQQNSPTKFLAVEANAVLSSLQTIPEFAETLELIESDPVAWSDVTSFDLSDAAASPVKSTPVKLMRIQHNEGAMECQFNVSLVLEGKKNSCNGGDSEAISLASPNVVKFSTPPTILRKKKRIRVGQSLGNELGDGSFNEGSNTALKHTPVKTLPFSPSQFFNTCPGNEQLNIENPSFTSTPICGQKVLITTPLQKEATPKDQKENVGFRTPTIRRSILGTTPRTPTPFKNALAAQEKKYGPLKIVHSASVKKVRKSLALESWDKEEPGSQLLSEDISDIQSENILATSLLMIPLLEIHDNRCNLTPEKQDINSANKTYTLTKKKPNPNPSKVVKLEKNLQSNCEWETVVYGKTEDQLIMTEQARRYLSTYTAASSTSRALIL; encoded by the exons TGAGGATGAGGATGACGACCTTCAGTATGCTGATCATGATTATGAAGTACCTCAACAAAAAGGACTGAAAAAGCTCTGGAACAGAGTCAAATGGACAAGAGATGAG GATGACAAGTTAAAGAAGTTGGTTGAACAGCATGGAACTGATGACTGGACTCTAATCGCTAGTCATCTTCAA AATCGTTCTGATTTTCAGTGCCAACATCGATGGCAGAAGGTTTTAAATCCAGAATTGATAAAGGGTCCTTGGACTAAAGAAGAAGATCAGAGG GTTATTGAGTTAGTCCAGAAATATGGACCAAAAAGGTGGTCTTTAAttgcaaaacatttaaaaggaagaataGGCAAGCAGTGCAGAGAAAGATGGCATAATCACTTGAATCCTGAAGTGAAGAAATCATCTTggacagaggaagaagacaggatcATATATGAAGCACATAAGCGGCTGGGAAACCGTTGGGCAGAAATTGCTAAATTACTTCCTGGAAG GACTGATAATTCTATCAAAAATCATTGGAATTCTACTATGCGAAGAAAAGTGGAGCAGGAGGGCTACTTACAGGATGGAATAAAATCAGAGCGGTCGTCATCAAAACTTCAACACAAACCTTGTGCGACTATGGACCATTTGCAAACCCAGAATCAGTTTTACATACCTGTTCAg ATCCCTGGTTACCAGTATGTATCACCTGATGGCAATTGTGTTGAACATGTTCAGACATCTGCCTTTATTCAG cAACCCTTTGTTGATGAAGATCctgataaggaaaaaaaaataaaggaacttgaGTTGCTTCTTATGTCAGCTGAGAATGAAGTTAGAAGAAAGAGGCTTCCATCT CAACCTGGAAGCTTTTCTAGCTGGTCTGGTAGTTTCCTTATGGATGATAGCATGTCTAACACGCTGAATAACCTTGAGGAACACACTGCCGAGTTTTATAGCATGGATGAAAATCAGACTGTCTCTGCTCAGCAAAACTCACCCACAAAGTTTCTAGCCGTAGAAGCAAATGCTGTGCTGTCTTCTCTACAGACCATCCCAGAATTTGCAGAGACTCTAGAACTTATTGAATCT gatCCTGTAGCATGGAGTGATGTTACCAGTTTTGATCTTTCtgatgctgctgcttctcctgtcAAGTCTACTCCAGTTAAACTAATGCGAATTCAACATAATGAAGGAGCCATGGAATGCCAATTTAATGTCAGTCTTGTACTTGAAGGGAAAAAGAACAGTTGTAATGGTGGAGACAGtgaagccatttctctagcatcCCCAAATGTTGTCAAGTTTAGCACTCCACCAACCAtcctcagaaagaagaaaagaatacgAGTGGGTCAGTCTCTAGGCAATGAACTTGGTGATGGCTCATTCAATGAAGGCAGTAATACAGCATTGAAACACACACCAGTGAAAACACTACCATTCTCTCCTTCACAG TTTTTTAACACATGTCCTGGAAATGAACAACTTAATATAGAAAACCCTTCGTTTACATCAACCCCAATTTGTGGGCAAAAAGTTCTGATTACAACTCCTCTTCAGAAGGAAGCAACTCccaaagaccaaaaagaaaatgtagg GTTTAGAACACCTACTATTAGAAGATCTATATTGGGTACCACACCAAGAACTCCTACTCCATTTAAGAACGCACTTGCTGCTCAGGAAAAAAAGTATGGACCTCTTAAAATTGTG cattCTGCATCTGTGAAGAAAGTCAGAAAATCACTAGCCTTAGAAAGCTGGGACAAAGAAGAACCAGGCTCTCAGCTACTATCTGAAGACATTTCAGATATACAG tcAGAAAATATACTTGCAACATCTTTATTAATGATACCATTATTGGAAATACATGACAATAGGTGCAACTTGACTCCTGAAAAACAAGATATAAATTCAGCCAACAAAACATATACACTTactaaaaagaaaccaaaccctAACCCTTCTAAAGTTGTCAAATTGGAAAAGAATCTTCAG TCAAATTGTGAGTGGGAAACAGTGGTCTATGGGAAGACAGAAGACCAACTTATCATGACTGAACAAGCGAGAAGATATCTGAGCACTTACACAGCCGCCAGCAGCACATCAAGAGCTCTCATACTCTAA
- the Mybl1 gene encoding myb-related protein A isoform X4 yields the protein MAKRSRSEDEDDDLQYADHDYEVPQQKGLKKLWNRVKWTRDEDDKLKKLVEQHGTDDWTLIASHLQNRSDFQCQHRWQKVLNPELIKGPWTKEEDQRVIELVQKYGPKRWSLIAKHLKGRIGKQCRERWHNHLNPEVKKSSWTEEEDRIIYEAHKRLGNRWAEIAKLLPGRTDNSIKNHWNSTMRRKVEQEGYLQDGIKSERSSSKLQHKPCATMDHLQTQNQFYIPVQIPGYQYVSPDGNCVEHVQTSAFIQQPFVDEDPDKEKKIKELELLLMSAENEVRRKRLPSQPGSFSSWSGSFLMDDSMSNTLNNLEEHTAEFYSMDENQTVSAQQNSPTKFLAVEANAVLSSLQTIPEFAETLELIESDPVAWSDVTSFDLSDAAASPVKSTPVKLMRIQHNEGAMECQFNVSLVLEGKKNSCNGGDSEAISLASPNVVKFSTPPTILRKKKRIRVGQSLGNELGDGSFNEGSNTALKHTPVKTLPFSPSQFFNTCPGNEQLNIENPSFTSTPICGQKVLITTPLQKEATPKDQKENVGFRTPTIRRSILGTTPRTPTPFKNALAAQEKKYGPLKIVHSASVKKVRKSLALESWDKEEPGSQLLSEDISDIQSNCEWETVVYGKTEDQLIMTEQARRYLSTYTAASSTSRALIL from the exons TGAGGATGAGGATGACGACCTTCAGTATGCTGATCATGATTATGAAGTACCTCAACAAAAAGGACTGAAAAAGCTCTGGAACAGAGTCAAATGGACAAGAGATGAG GATGACAAGTTAAAGAAGTTGGTTGAACAGCATGGAACTGATGACTGGACTCTAATCGCTAGTCATCTTCAA AATCGTTCTGATTTTCAGTGCCAACATCGATGGCAGAAGGTTTTAAATCCAGAATTGATAAAGGGTCCTTGGACTAAAGAAGAAGATCAGAGG GTTATTGAGTTAGTCCAGAAATATGGACCAAAAAGGTGGTCTTTAAttgcaaaacatttaaaaggaagaataGGCAAGCAGTGCAGAGAAAGATGGCATAATCACTTGAATCCTGAAGTGAAGAAATCATCTTggacagaggaagaagacaggatcATATATGAAGCACATAAGCGGCTGGGAAACCGTTGGGCAGAAATTGCTAAATTACTTCCTGGAAG GACTGATAATTCTATCAAAAATCATTGGAATTCTACTATGCGAAGAAAAGTGGAGCAGGAGGGCTACTTACAGGATGGAATAAAATCAGAGCGGTCGTCATCAAAACTTCAACACAAACCTTGTGCGACTATGGACCATTTGCAAACCCAGAATCAGTTTTACATACCTGTTCAg ATCCCTGGTTACCAGTATGTATCACCTGATGGCAATTGTGTTGAACATGTTCAGACATCTGCCTTTATTCAG cAACCCTTTGTTGATGAAGATCctgataaggaaaaaaaaataaaggaacttgaGTTGCTTCTTATGTCAGCTGAGAATGAAGTTAGAAGAAAGAGGCTTCCATCT CAACCTGGAAGCTTTTCTAGCTGGTCTGGTAGTTTCCTTATGGATGATAGCATGTCTAACACGCTGAATAACCTTGAGGAACACACTGCCGAGTTTTATAGCATGGATGAAAATCAGACTGTCTCTGCTCAGCAAAACTCACCCACAAAGTTTCTAGCCGTAGAAGCAAATGCTGTGCTGTCTTCTCTACAGACCATCCCAGAATTTGCAGAGACTCTAGAACTTATTGAATCT gatCCTGTAGCATGGAGTGATGTTACCAGTTTTGATCTTTCtgatgctgctgcttctcctgtcAAGTCTACTCCAGTTAAACTAATGCGAATTCAACATAATGAAGGAGCCATGGAATGCCAATTTAATGTCAGTCTTGTACTTGAAGGGAAAAAGAACAGTTGTAATGGTGGAGACAGtgaagccatttctctagcatcCCCAAATGTTGTCAAGTTTAGCACTCCACCAACCAtcctcagaaagaagaaaagaatacgAGTGGGTCAGTCTCTAGGCAATGAACTTGGTGATGGCTCATTCAATGAAGGCAGTAATACAGCATTGAAACACACACCAGTGAAAACACTACCATTCTCTCCTTCACAG TTTTTTAACACATGTCCTGGAAATGAACAACTTAATATAGAAAACCCTTCGTTTACATCAACCCCAATTTGTGGGCAAAAAGTTCTGATTACAACTCCTCTTCAGAAGGAAGCAACTCccaaagaccaaaaagaaaatgtagg GTTTAGAACACCTACTATTAGAAGATCTATATTGGGTACCACACCAAGAACTCCTACTCCATTTAAGAACGCACTTGCTGCTCAGGAAAAAAAGTATGGACCTCTTAAAATTGTG cattCTGCATCTGTGAAGAAAGTCAGAAAATCACTAGCCTTAGAAAGCTGGGACAAAGAAGAACCAGGCTCTCAGCTACTATCTGAAGACATTTCAGATATACAG TCAAATTGTGAGTGGGAAACAGTGGTCTATGGGAAGACAGAAGACCAACTTATCATGACTGAACAAGCGAGAAGATATCTGAGCACTTACACAGCCGCCAGCAGCACATCAAGAGCTCTCATACTCTAA